In Haliotis asinina isolate JCU_RB_2024 chromosome 16, JCU_Hal_asi_v2, whole genome shotgun sequence, the following are encoded in one genomic region:
- the LOC137267553 gene encoding arylsulfatase B-like, producing MTMEMNFILVLLSVLVSYAATQPPNIVFIVADDLGWYDVGFRNPNMKTPNIDKLATEGIIFESAYVQPYCSPSRTAFMSGMFPFKVGMQHKVLIAGQAACVPLNYTFLPQELKKLGYATHMVGKWHLGFCKWECTPTYRGFDTFFGYYSAEEDYFNHSKGAYLDYRDNKLPAWDYRGEYSAYTFAQKAVDIIHQHNVSQPLFMYLPYQNVHAPIEVPEKYFNMYPNVINEGRRTYSGMVSALDEAVGNVTEALKERGLFDNTLILFTADNGGPIGSYASNWPLRGGKHTIWEGGTRGTSFMYGAGLKKTKTTYNGMMHAVDWKPTLVSAAGGSPETSIDGISHWEAIRNGLPSSRTEFIYNLDDFEPATEGHAGIRVGDYKLIMGYPGGPDGWHRPMNRTEKDVYEEAVYFKGDSPAQLYNIREDPTEHHDLAAQMPDIVDKLRARIEDYRKQMVPALYPPNDPASNPKNFGNAWSPGWC from the exons ATGACCATGGAAATGAACTTCATCCTTGTGCTCCTCTCGGTTCTTGTGTCTTATGCCGCAACACAACCCCCGAATATTGTCTTCATAGTTGCAGATGATTTAG GATGGTACGATGTTGGTTTCCGAAACCCAAACATGAAGACTCCTAACATCGACAAACTGGCAACAGAAGGGATCATCTTTGAGAGCGCATATGTCCAGCCGTACTGCAGCCC GTCTCGAACGGCGTTTATGAGTGGAATGTTTCCGTTCAAGGTGGGGATGCAG CACAAAGTTCTGATTGCTGGGCAGGCTGCTTGCGTACCTCTTAACTATACCTTCCTGCCACAAGAGTTGAAGAAACTCGGCTATGCTACACATATGGTCGGCAA ATGGCACCTGGGCTTTTGCAAATGGGAGTGTACACCAACGTACCGAGGGTTCGATACTTTCTTCGGTTACTACAGTGCCGAGGAAGACTACTTCAATCACAGCAAGG GTGCCTATTTAGACTACCGAGATAACAAACTCCCCGCTTGGGATTACAGAGGAGAGTATTCAGCT TATACATTCGCCCAGAAAGCTGTTGACATCATCCATCAACACAATGTCTCCCAGCCTCTGTTTATGTATCTACCCTATCAGAATGTGCATGCTCCTATTGAG GTCCCTGAAAAGTACTTCAACATGTATCCTAATGTGATAAACGAAGGCCGTCGCACATATTCAG GAATGGTGTCTGCCCTTGACGAGGCAGTTGGAAACGTAACGGAGGCACTTAAAGAGAGAGGATTGTTTGACAACACACTTATTCTGTTCACGGCCGAT AACGGAGGTCCTATCGGAAGCTATGCCAGCAACTGGCCTCTGAGAGGAGGGAAGCACACGATCTGGGAGGGGGGCACGAGGGGGACATCCTTCATGTACGGTGCTGGGCTGAAGAAAACAAAGACAACTTACAATGG AATGATGCATGCTGTAGATTGGAAGCCCACCTTGGTGTCAGCAGCTGGTGGATCCCCTG AGACGTCTATCGATGGTATAAGCCACTGGGAAGCCATTAGGAATGGACTCCCGTCGTCCCGGACCGAGTTCATATACAATCTTGACGACTTTGAACCTGCAACGGAAGGACATGCAGGAATAAG GGTTGGAGACTACAAGCTGATAATGGGCTACCCTGGAGGACCTGATGGTTGGCACAGGCCAATGAACAGGACGGAGAAGGACGTTTATGAGGAGGCTGTATATTTTAAAGGCGATAGTCCCGCGCAGCTCTACAATATACGTG AGGATCCTACTGAGCATCACGACCTGGCAGCACAGATGCCGGACATTGTTGACAAACTAAGAGCCCGGATTGAGGACTACCGGAAGCAGATGGTCCCCGCCCTTTACCCTCCAAATGATCCTGCAAGTAACCCGAAAAACTTCGGGAACGCCTGGAGCCCTGGCTGGTGTTGA
- the LOC137267550 gene encoding arylsulfatase B-like has protein sequence MEKFILVFLAIIISCVATQPPNIVFIVADDLGWNDVGFRNPNMKTPNIDKLATEGIIFESAYVQPYCSPSRTAFMSGMFPFKVGMQHKVLSDNQDVCVPLNYTFLPQELKKLGYATHMIGKWHLGFCKWECTPTYRGFDTFFGYYSAAEDYFNHTMGAYLDYRDNKLPAWDYRGEYSAYTFAQKAIDIINKHNASQPLFMYLPYQNVHAPIEVPEKYYNMYPNVVNEGRRIYSGMVSALDEAVGNVTRALKEKGLFENTLILFTADNGGPVRDYANNWPLRGGKHTIWEGGTRGTSFMYGAGLKKTRITYNGLLHAVDWKPTLVSAAGGTPETSIDGISHWESIRNGNQWSSHRTEFIYNLDDFEPALEGHAAIRVGDYKLILGYPGTPDGWHQPMNKTQDYIYDSFIYFKGDNPARLFNVRSDPTERYDVAPVKPEIVDQLRARIEDYRKQMVPALYPPPDPASHPTNFGNVWSPGWC, from the exons ATGGAGAAGTTCATCCTTGTGTTCCTCGCGATCATTATATCTTGTGTGGCAACACAACCCCCTAACATTGTCTTCATTGTTGCAGATGATTTAG GATGGAACGATGTGGGCTTCCGAAATCCAAACATGAAGACTCCCAACATCGACAAACTGGCAACAGAGGGCATCATCTTTGAGAGTGCATATGTCCAGCCGTATTGCAGCCC GTCTCGAACGGCCTTCATGAGTGGAATGTTTCCATTCAAGGTGGGCATGCAG CACAAAGTTCTGAGCGATAACCAGGATGTCTGTGTGCCTCTCAACTATACTTTCCTGCCACAAGAGTTGAAGAAACTCGGCTACGCTACGCACATGATCGGGAA ATGGCACCTGGGTTTCTGTAAATGGGAATGCACACCAACGTACCGCGGGTTTGATACTTTCTTTGGCTACTACAGTGCAGCTGAGGACTACTTCAACCATACCATGG GTGCCTATTTGGACTACCGAGATAACAAACTTCCCGCTTGGGATTACAGGGGAGAGTATTCAGCT TATACATTCGCCCAGAAAGCTATTGACATTATCAACAAACACAATGCATCCCAGCCTCTGTTTATGTACCTGCCCTATCAGAACGTACATGCCCCTATTGAG GTCCCCGAAAAGTACTACAACATGTACCCTAACGTGGTAAACGAAGGCCGCAGGATATATTCAG GAATGGTATCTGCCCTCGATGAAGCAGTTGGGAACGTAACACGTGCTCTCAAGGAGAAGGGGTTGTTTGAAAACACACTCATTCTGTTTACAGCTGAT AATGGAGGTCCTGTGCGAGATTATGCAAACAACTGGCCCTTGAGAGGAGGGAAGCACACAATCTGGGAGGGGGGCACGAGGGGGACATCCTTCATGTATGGAGCCGGTCTGAAGAAAACCAGGATAACTTATAACGG ACTGCTGCATGCCGTGGACTGGAAGCCTACATTGGTGTCAGCAGCTGGCGGGACTCCTG AGACATCGATCGATGGTATTAGCCACTGGGAATCTATCAGGAATGGCAATCAATGGTCCTCTCACAGGACCGAGTTCATATACAACCTTGACGATTTTGAACCTGCTCTTGAAGGACATGCTGCAATAAG GGTTGGAGATTACAAGCTGATATTGGGCTATCCAGGAACACCCGATGGCTGGCACCAGCCTATGAACAAGACACAGGATTACATTTATGATTCCTTCATCTACTTTAAAGGCGATAACCCAGCGCGTCTGTTCAACGTACGAT CGGATCCCACTGAGCGTTACGACGTGGCACCAGTGAAGCCGGAAATTGTTGACCAACTAAGAGCAAGGATTGAGGACTACCGGAAGCAGATGGTCCCCGCCCTCTACCCACCTCCTGATCCTGCATCTCACCCTACAAACTTTGGAAATGTCTGGAGTCCCGGATGGTGTTGA